Proteins found in one Zea mays cultivar B73 chromosome 1, Zm-B73-REFERENCE-NAM-5.0, whole genome shotgun sequence genomic segment:
- the LOC103638073 gene encoding uncharacterized protein isoform X1 — MEAQEPDAHEGHSRPPIPRISGSMIKRTSTRKKLMPAAKKISAAASTAPSSSTSCCGAVSVSIEKQLDVVMEEGQGEELEVMLSESDDSEFDLDDEFPPSTDGDELSKTEKTKRGGKRSRAGIQLSPSKCKANRVKRAGCWKYFKVVTVASRKELGVMETKAKCKFCHRSYLYHQGGSTTTLNRHLDKCTQYLNKLAQAKKNLAQASSVSSESTFSTGGRILDDYRSSLKPATVQALVCASSWIRGSRSSPILLTGEGDDGDIESVEFPKCVVASN, encoded by the exons ATGGAAGCCCAAGAACCGGATGCACACGAAGGTCATTCACGTCCGCCAATACCACGAATTTCCGGATCAATGATTAAGCGCACGAGCACGAGGAAGAAGCTTATGCCAGCAGCTAAGAAGATTTCAGCGGCTGCTAGCACTGCACCTTCATCATCCACATCTTGTTGTGGTGCTGTCTCTGTATCTATagaaaag CAACTTGATGTTGTGATGGAGGAGGGGCAAGGGGAGGAATTGGAGGTTATGTTGTCGGAATCAGATGACAGTGAATTTGATCTTGATGATGAGTTTCCACCTTCCACTGATGGAGATGAGTTGTCAAAAACTGAAAAGACAAAGAGAGGAGGAAAGAGGTCAAGAGCTGGTATTCAGTTGTCCCCATCCAAGTGCAAGGCGAATAGAGTAAAGAGGGCTGGTTGCTGGAAGTATTTTAAGGTGGTCACTGTTGCTTCTAGAAAGGAACTTGGGGTTATGGAGACAAAAGCCAAGTGCAAGTTCTGTCATAGATCTTATTTGTACCATCAAGGGGGCAGCACTACAACACTAAACCGACACCTAGACAAGTGCACACAGTATTTGAACAAGCTGGCACAAGCTAAGAAAAATCTTGCTCAAG CTAGCAGTGTGTCATCAGAATCCACTTTTAGCACTGGGGGTAGGATCCTTGATGATTACAGGAGTTCATTGAAGCCAGCAACAGTTCAGGCTTTGGTGTGTGCTTCTAGTTGGATACGCGGGTCTCGAAGTTCACCTATTCTTTTAACT GGAGAAGGTGATGATGGTGACATCGAGTCCGTGGAATTTCCAAAGTGTGTGGTGGCAAGTAATT AG